The Nocardioides sp. S5 genome includes a window with the following:
- a CDS encoding transcriptional regulator — MSRAATGSALDGLDPILNAPKRLAIMAVLEGSQFAEFGFLRDHLAVSDSDLSKQAATLEAAGYLTIRKSGRGRGGLTSYQATAAGTAAYRRHRDALRAMLG; from the coding sequence ATGAGCCGCGCGGCCACCGGCTCCGCCCTCGACGGGCTCGACCCGATCCTCAACGCCCCGAAGCGGTTGGCGATCATGGCCGTCCTCGAAGGCTCGCAGTTCGCAGAGTTCGGCTTCCTGCGCGATCACCTCGCGGTCAGCGACTCGGACCTGTCCAAGCAGGCCGCCACCCTGGAAGCGGCCGGCTATCTCACCATCCGCAAGTCCGGCCGAGGCCGAGGCGGGCTGACCTCCTACCAGGCGACGGCCGCCGGCACGGCGGCCTACCGCCGACACCGGGACGCGCTCCGCGCCATGCTGGGCTGA
- a CDS encoding GNAT family N-acetyltransferase produces METDLQVVRVPITHPDAQALIEAVQAEYVARYGGQDESPIDPADFEDPQGRFYVAYVEGTPVATGAWRRSSVRALGAEVTAEVKRMYVVPAAQRRGVARRMLAHLEATAAEAGIEAMVLETGMKQPEAIALYTSSGYEPIPGFGHYCGSELSRCFGRRIA; encoded by the coding sequence ATGGAGACCGACCTGCAGGTGGTGCGGGTCCCGATCACCCACCCCGACGCGCAGGCCCTCATCGAGGCGGTGCAGGCGGAGTACGTCGCGCGCTACGGCGGCCAGGACGAGTCGCCGATCGACCCGGCCGACTTCGAGGACCCGCAGGGCAGGTTCTACGTCGCCTACGTCGAGGGCACCCCCGTCGCGACCGGTGCCTGGCGTCGCAGCTCGGTGCGCGCGCTCGGGGCGGAGGTCACCGCCGAGGTGAAGCGGATGTACGTCGTCCCGGCCGCCCAGCGTCGGGGCGTCGCGCGCCGGATGCTCGCCCACCTCGAGGCCACGGCCGCGGAGGCCGGCATCGAGGCGATGGTGCTCGAGACGGGGATGAAGCAGCCCGAGGCCATCGCGCTCTACACGTCCTCGGGCTACGAGCCGATCCCCGGTTTCGGCCACTACTGCGGCTCCGAGCTCAGCCGCTGCTTCGGCAGGCGGATCGCGTAG
- the serC gene encoding phosphoserine transaminase, producing the protein MTDALKIPAELLPADGRFGAGPSKIQTSHLDALAATGDTLMGTSHRQAPVKKTVGRVREGLAALFDLPEAYEVVLGNGGATAFWDIACFGLIREKSQHLSFGEFSSKFATSARKAPWLADPSVIASEPGSRPDAVAEEGVDAYAWAHNETSTAVMAPVRRPADVADDALVLVDATSGAGGLPVDLHQVDTYYFAPQKCFASDGGLWIALMSPRALARAEEIAASDRYVPPFFDLPTAIDNSSKNQTYNTPSVATLFLMAEQLDWMNAQGGLSAMVDRTTASSDALYGWAERTAYTTPYVTEAADRSLVIGTIDFDDSIDAASIAATLRANGIVDTEPYRKLGRNQLRIAMYPAIDPSDVEKLTAAIDHVVAHS; encoded by the coding sequence ATGACCGACGCCCTGAAGATCCCCGCCGAGCTCCTCCCGGCCGATGGCCGCTTCGGCGCGGGTCCGTCCAAGATCCAGACCAGCCACCTCGACGCCCTCGCCGCCACCGGCGACACGTTGATGGGCACCTCGCACCGGCAGGCGCCGGTCAAGAAGACCGTCGGCCGCGTGCGCGAGGGGCTGGCCGCGCTGTTCGACCTGCCCGAGGCCTACGAGGTGGTGCTCGGCAACGGCGGCGCCACCGCCTTCTGGGACATCGCCTGCTTCGGCCTGATCCGTGAGAAGAGCCAGCACCTGTCGTTCGGCGAGTTCTCCTCGAAGTTCGCCACGTCGGCCAGGAAGGCGCCGTGGCTCGCCGACCCGAGCGTCATCGCCAGCGAGCCCGGCTCGCGGCCCGACGCGGTCGCGGAGGAGGGCGTCGACGCCTACGCCTGGGCGCACAACGAGACGTCCACCGCGGTCATGGCGCCCGTACGCCGCCCGGCGGACGTGGCCGACGACGCGCTGGTGCTGGTCGACGCGACCTCCGGCGCCGGCGGCCTGCCGGTCGACCTGCACCAGGTCGACACCTACTACTTCGCGCCGCAGAAGTGCTTCGCCTCCGACGGCGGCCTGTGGATCGCACTGATGTCACCGCGCGCCCTGGCCCGCGCCGAGGAGATCGCTGCCAGCGACCGCTACGTCCCGCCCTTCTTCGACCTGCCGACCGCGATCGACAACTCGTCGAAGAACCAGACCTACAACACCCCGTCGGTCGCCACGCTCTTCCTGATGGCCGAGCAGCTCGACTGGATGAACGCCCAAGGTGGGCTGTCGGCGATGGTCGACCGCACCACGGCGTCCTCGGACGCGCTCTACGGATGGGCCGAGCGCACCGCCTACACCACGCCGTACGTCACCGAGGCCGCCGACCGCTCGCTGGTGATCGGCACGATCGACTTCGACGACTCCATCGACGCCGCCTCGATCGCCGCGACCCTGCGCGCCAACGGCATCGTCGACACCGAGCCCTACCGCAAGCTCGGGCGCAACCAGCTGCGGATCGCGATGTACCCCGCGATCGACCCCTCCGACGTCGAGAAGCTCACCGCCGCGATCGACCACGTCGTCGCCCACAGCTGA
- a CDS encoding DNA topoisomerase IB, whose protein sequence is MPRLRRTFPDQPGWTRRRSGKGFTYLDQDGNKLDAEQVQRCKDLVIPPAWKDVWITPYANGHLQAVGTDDAGRRQYLYHPQWRTSRDAAKFDRILGFGKALSRARERVLTDMGSEGMSLERACAVAVRLLDLGYFRIGNDVYTDTNGSFGLTTLRKEHVSRHAGGLRFCFVGKSGVEHCIDIDDEPAIESIDVMRRRRGGGDELLAWKDGRTWRGLSSAEVNDYIRTCMGIDASAKDFRTWHATVIAAAALAETDEPGKTKTSRKRAVSSAMKEVSDFLGNTPTLARSSYVDPRVVEAYERGRTIKVRGRYDTDDARQAALERAVLKLLAD, encoded by the coding sequence ATGCCCCGACTGCGGCGTACGTTCCCCGACCAGCCGGGCTGGACCCGACGCCGTTCCGGCAAGGGCTTCACCTACCTCGACCAGGACGGCAACAAGCTCGACGCCGAGCAGGTCCAGCGGTGCAAGGACCTCGTCATCCCGCCGGCCTGGAAGGACGTCTGGATCACCCCCTACGCCAACGGCCACCTCCAGGCCGTCGGCACCGACGACGCCGGTCGCCGCCAGTACCTCTACCACCCGCAGTGGCGCACCAGCCGTGACGCGGCGAAGTTCGACCGCATCCTCGGCTTCGGCAAGGCGCTGTCGAGGGCCCGCGAGCGCGTGCTCACCGACATGGGCTCCGAGGGCATGTCGCTCGAGCGTGCGTGCGCGGTCGCCGTACGCCTGCTGGACCTGGGCTACTTCCGCATCGGCAACGACGTCTACACCGACACCAACGGCTCGTTTGGGCTCACCACCCTGCGCAAGGAGCACGTCTCGCGGCACGCCGGCGGCCTGCGCTTCTGCTTCGTCGGCAAGTCCGGGGTCGAGCACTGCATCGACATCGACGACGAACCGGCCATCGAGTCGATCGACGTGATGCGGCGCCGTCGCGGCGGCGGCGACGAGCTGCTGGCCTGGAAGGACGGTCGCACCTGGCGCGGGCTGAGCTCGGCCGAGGTCAACGACTACATCCGCACCTGCATGGGGATCGACGCCTCCGCCAAGGACTTCCGCACCTGGCACGCGACCGTCATCGCCGCCGCCGCGCTCGCCGAGACCGACGAGCCGGGGAAGACCAAGACCTCGCGCAAGCGTGCGGTATCGAGCGCGATGAAGGAGGTCTCGGACTTCCTCGGCAACACCCCGACGCTGGCCCGCTCGTCCTACGTCGACCCGCGGGTCGTCGAGGCCTACGAGCGCGGCCGCACGATCAAGGTGCGTGGCCGCTACGACACCGACGACGCCCGTCAGGCCGCCCTCGAGCGCGCGGTGCTCAAGCTCCTCGCAGACTGA